Below is a genomic region from Ictalurus furcatus strain D&B chromosome 27, Billie_1.0, whole genome shotgun sequence.
CTAGTGGAAAATATCCTGTGCATTCATGACACCCTACAATGAACTGCAATAGGCAGGTGTCCAGTACGCACAAAATAACCATAATGCACTTTGCTATTTATAGGGAACGGCACAGGATGAACAGGGTTTACTCGATCTCAGTGCGGTGTCATATGCCTCCATGTTGAAACGTAATTGTTTACTGTGTATGTAGGTCAACCTCCAGTTTGTGCCTGTGTACATTTTGGCATAACAGTGGTAAAAACGTTTAGTGAACCCCCCCAAATCCCAAGTGTTCGTGTGCCTTATTGAAGTTTTAGGCGTTAGATTGTGGTGTTCTAGATTTTAGCCATTTGAGTCTCCTTCCTCTGCTCAGATCTGTGAACTTTGTGCCTTTTTGTTGTAAATCTCATCCCAGTGCCATCCAGATCACCTGTGCTGTGGATATCTGTATTTCTACCTTCTAGGTGGAAAGCTGAAGGTTTTAGCTTCCATCTTCACTGTGTCATTCTTTTTAGATCTGTACTTTTGTAAATGTGGTAATAAATGGTATATAagtaataaaatgtatacagtGGTATTTAGTGTTGTAGAGGGTTTTTGTGAATGTAGGTCATGTAGGTGTAATAGTATGCCCTGCAGTAGTACATGAACAAATACAGATAATTTAGctcttaaaataaaatgcagttcAGTATTTGTAGCTTTAATATTGGGCTTGTTATCATCAGTACCTAAATGCATAATTGTAAGCtgtatttagaattttttttcgaAGTCATACAAACACTTCTTTAATAGCTTTACTCAGCTTCTTGAAGATGAAAACAAATCCCAGGTCATGTGTCTGTTATACTGCATTAGGTATGAGCATCACAGCATGTGTGTAATATGTCTGTGTTATAGTTGCATATTTGGCGACATAATGCAGTAGGTAAAGGTAGTTCATGTATGTGTCCAGGGCTGAGgcagtgtgtgatggtgtgtatgcAGAGTTCCTGTAGAGACGCGAGGCGAGATGATCTAATGACAAGCTGCAGCTCGGTCTCTGGGGTCGTGGAGCTCACCATCGGGTACAAAGCCCCACTAACCTGCACACAGAGCagtgcttttttaaataatacacacacaggaagtacTACTAATGCAGAAAAACACAACTACGTTATATAACTAAGTTAAACAATGAGGTAAAACTAGCAAGTGTTTCTCAAGAATCAAATAAGGTAATAAATACACTATTAAATAAGAGAGATTACACTATATGGAATAATATGTTTAGAACTTCTAGAGATGTTTTGTTCAAAGATTCACTGATCAATACAGTGCTAAAACGTGCTAAATGCCTGAATTGCTGTCTCAGCAGTCTGTCATGAGGTTGTCATGTGcaagaaaaaaagcttttagAAATGCTTACTACATGCGCTCAAGGAAACCAAACATGCTTACTTGGTTTTGATTTGGATTAGCAAAGCAATGTGGTTTCATgtgttttcctgtttgtttgatACAACTGATGccattatatacatacacataaggCTCCAAATGaacctttttaaataattaacagcaGGGTCAATTGTGAGTTGTAAGGATCAGGatattggagaaaaaaatacaaattctaattattaaaaaaaatcagttggtGGTTGGAAGTATCAAAACACTGAAGTTAGTGATAATGGACGTGACTATTACATATGctacccctggcaaaaatgatggaatcaccacacttggagaattttttttttttttttttttttacttcttaataaataaacaaatcacaaaacaatttttgcttaatagctgaacattttGGCTTTGTAAAACACCTCAATCCAATTTcatgaaataattttaattgaTAGAATATCTTTTTTCCAAATcaagtagaagaaaaaaattatggaatcaccttgtaatattgcatttctaaaacaaataccagcacaagtctaaaaatgcaaattagtcttcAGTTAAAAtagagtgcttacagaccttaaccttggactttttgaaaggaaacatggccccaacaagagagttgtTTGAAGCAATGGAAatgattataaaactccttcaagaaggaaatctgacATGGAGTGTGGCAAGAGATATTGGTTGTTCCCTGTCAGATGTGTCTAAAATCtagtgcaagtataaacaaaatgggaaggttataaaaggaaaacctgggtcggccaaggaagaCGGCAAAGCGTCAGGATAGAAAACAAAcgcaatatgccttgaaaacagaaaaagcacATCAAAACAATGAAAAGCAAATGGACGGAAACAGGAGTCAGTGTTTGtcacagaactgtaagaaatcagctgaatgaaatgggatttacatatagaaaaccaaatgaaaaccagcactaacacctaaacagaggAAAtcaaggttacagtgggctaaagagaagcagtcatggagtgtggatgatttgATGAAAgggatattcagtgatgaatcatcGATCTGCACTGGTCAGAGAGAtaatgctggaacttttgtctggcgccgttctaatgaaacataaatatgactggctgaagaaaacaatcaaatttccccacttatttatgatatggggtttcatgtcaggtaaaggaaCAGGcgagacctcaacagtcaatgcacaggtgtacattgaaattttggacacttttgttattccatcgatagaaaaatggtgatgatgaagtcattcttcaggatgataatgcatctcgccacagagcaaagagtgttaaagcttttcttcaggaaaggcagatcAACTCAGTGAGATGATCTGTCAACCGCTATTCAAGAAAGTttgaaccagcttgatggagaatattgttttccATTAGTAAAGTCCACGCCTCAAAGAAAAATAAGCctgaggaggagcaacaaagtagtgattgtgatttttttttattgatgattccataattttttcccccaacattgagtgattccataatttttcctctacttgatctggtaaaaaaaaattgccattatttaaaataattcatttaatttgtttgaggtaagTTTtacgaagccagaatgttcagctattaaacaaaaattgttttgtgtcatatctgtaatttgtttatttgctacaaagtaaaaaaaaaaagctaggtGAGCATCCTcttaagtgtggtgattccatcattttttggTTGTACATATGACCTTACATGGTTCAGGTCAGAGAAGGCCAGGCCGAGGTTCTCTCCATTGCGGTagaatgttaatgttcctgcgCTGCAGTCCAGCAGAACTCCGATGACTGTGTTTATCTCGTAGAATGGTTCTGTGTATTTCTTACTCTTCCCGTTGTGCCAGAGAATGCCTTTATATGACAAACCCCAACCTTCAGCGTCCATACCTAATGACAAACAACACATATTCGGTCTTAATATGAACTTCCCCACTGTTCCCAGCaatgtgcatgcacacacacacacacacacacacacacagtgcatgtcCCCTGACTGGAGTTCTCACCTATAAGGTTGATAAATTGCCGATCTGCTGCATGCAGAAGTGCATTCTGGGTACCAACTCCCACCATCACAGAGGTGCCATATGGAGGTTCCAGAAACTCGATCTCCCAGTAATGCTCACCATGAGTGAAACctgtaactaacacacacacacttgcttatAAAAGGGTTCCTAAGCGAGGaacaaatttattaaataattctatGTCGATTCAAACTCAATGTGGCAATGAGTTCGATTACAACAGACAGGACGTAtggtcatttaaataaaagctaaatGATTTGAGGGATCAGTGACTTCCCCCCCTTGCCTCACTAGGACACTAAGGACATACTGTCTCTGGTGCAAGTTATGACTATTGTTTAATATTCTAACTTGCTCAGGTGTGGTGATGGAGCAGATTACCTTCATTTCCTCGAACAGCTGCAGTGCCTTCGCTCTCCAGCAGTGGGCTGATGTGGAAATAGACAGCCTGGCCACATTGAGACACACATGCATCGGGAGACTTCGAGACTGTGTCCCATTTCCAACTCTGACATATGTGACCTCTGGGGATGGGCATCGTTTACTAAAACCTGTTTATGCAAGTCCACCGTATATGACACAAATATGAGCACTGGAAGCTCAGGTTTAAATTCAACATAGTACTGTAAGAGCttgataaaaaatattaacCAAGCGCATAAGGCCCTGCGTAACTAATACCGGATacttttcagtttgtttttctctgcttCTGCTCTgaattttgtggcttttagagaaataaaaaagggggTTAGGGAGGGGCATTGGACTGATTAACAGCTCTAACTTCCTACTTATTCTGGTAGGGAAACCCTCTTTTGGACTGTACATATTGTCCTAAGGCAAACACCTTTGACTGTAAATTATACGTATTTTTGGGCCCCCAACTTTTCAAATAGTAGGCtcaatatttaaatgtgtacaattatACCTTGACTGTTTAATGGAACCATTATGCTTTTTATTCTTGAACTTTCCTCtcacaaaacacattacatcCAAGTTGACATTAATTATATACTAATTTgcttttgagttattgaggtttggattaaacccattcaatctAAGTGATCAGTTAAAGCACCTAATGACTATAAGAACCCAATACTAAATGTAATAAACTTTGATAATAGTGGGTTGTGATTTACACCACTGcaacaaaatacaataaaaacaaatcacagacCCTGAACGCAGTCTAAATGTTGTGAAAAAGGTCCAGTGCCTGCTACTTACGCTGGTCCTGTACTCAGTTCAGTATGGACAGATGAAGCTTCAAGTTCTTTGTGGAGTAAGAGAGTTACAGACATTCAGTGTGTCTGAACTGAGTTTCCAGGCCTTGAATGATTAAAggtcaaaaaaacaaccccgAGCTTGCATTTCTCATTTATCTACTcatggtagtgtgtgttgtttacatcatctgtgtgtgttgttgacATCATTTATGTCATAAAATTGCACAGCCAGCTACAAAGGTTTGCACAACTTTACgataaaatatttactttaccGAAACGACATTTAGTCCTTAGGTGTCATGTTTCATCATCACAAGTAACAAATTTGTTACTATATCTATTAAcacattaatgaaaaataaaaagcaggtGGATAGTGATAGTTCTAGATGTATGAAATATTCTGTAGAACACTGTTCTGTTTGCCCAACCTCTGGCTACCACTGGACTCTTTTGTTTCCTCTGAACAGCTTTTGAATTCTCAATTGTAAAAAATTCCTCTCCGCATTCTTCCTGACATCTGTTCTAACTCTGCCAGATTGCTTGCCTATTTTTGGACTGTTTTCCTAAGTATTGTACCTCTGCCAGATGCTGTACACTGCCTTCTGCAAATAAGGTCTGGAGACTAGGAGTGTCatgtgtgagggaaattattaatttttactttaacttttacttctaattacttttttaattatttttgtaataattttgtttctgttcatgttcatctgaggataacacctaagaaggccatgtcatgtcactgagatcagtgcagaatgtttatctgcttacagagacacaaacatgttcttctgttcaaggttcgtctgcacatcttctaagaccctgagacaaagcctgtttgaactgcctcaaaccgcttcttatcggtacacagactTATCTCATGCGCTTCGTTTCATATATAgtgtagtggttcagcacaagtgctttagagcgctctcattattctatcctgctttattctatcctgtattaaccatctttctgtaataaacctttttaccatcagaggacgagtctgtgagtgttgtctaatttccatgacaatTTGGCATCCCTGGGtgggctgcgcgagtctttcagcgtttctggacaacaagcaaaccggaggatgcttgtggaaaagtttcacccaAGTCCGTGTTGATACAGGCGGTTTGCCCTTTATTATGCAGAGCGAAAGaccgatgcagccttaccacttactggtaggaatcatcaagaatttagaattagaattttatgaagtcattgtgtattgctgtctgtgtggaagggagtcaatgatataagaaatgcgcgtattacattgagagaagtattacatggaggcgatttcttataagaagttcccgGAACTTCACCTCTGCgacggcagagatattggtgtttcttagatcacagcttcaaaactaagatatataccgatgggtatatatagagagagagagaaagataataacggtaaaaatatttgttaatggAAAGAGTCTGTTTcgagcaataaataagtaaagagagaaCTTATTAAGAAGCGCAAGAAGTATTTTTGCGGCGGgttattatcaagtggcatgccgcattgactcattccatcatatcagcggtacatgatatatttggcaaattaacgcacaagtaaattttactgagataaa
It encodes:
- the si:dkey-23n7.10 gene encoding SPRY domain-containing SOCS box protein 3 isoform X3 translates to MPIPRGHICQSWKWDTVSKSPDACVSQCGQAVYFHISPLLESEGTAAVRGNEVTGFTHGEHYWEIEFLEPPYGTSVMVGVGTQNALLHAADRQFINLIGMDAEGWGLSYKGILWHNGKSKKYTEPFYEINTVIGVLLDCSAGTLTFYRNGENLGLAFSDLNHVSGALYPMVSSTTPETELQLVIRSSRLASLQELCIHTITHCLSPGHIHELPLPTALCRQICNYNTDILHTCCDAHT
- the si:dkey-23n7.10 gene encoding SPRY domain-containing SOCS box protein 3 isoform X2, yielding MSVTLLLHKELEASSVHTELSTGPAGHICQSWKWDTVSKSPDACVSQCGQAVYFHISPLLESEGTAAVRGNEGFTHGEHYWEIEFLEPPYGTSVMVGVGTQNALLHAADRQFINLIGMDAEGWGLSYKGILWHNGKSKKYTEPFYEINTVIGVLLDCSAGTLTFYRNGENLGLAFSDLNHVSGALYPMVSSTTPETELQLVIRSSRLASLQELCIHTITHCLSPGHIHELPLPTALCRQICNYNTDILHTCCDAHT
- the si:dkey-23n7.10 gene encoding SPRY domain-containing SOCS box protein 3 isoform X4 produces the protein MSVTLLLHKELEASSVHTELSTGPAGHICQSWKWDTVSKSPDACVSQCGQAVYFHISPLLESEGTAAVRGNEVTGFTHGEHYWEIEFLEPPYGTSVMVGVGTQNALLHAADRQFINLIGMDAEGWGLSYKGILWHNGKSKKYTEPFYEINTVIGVLLDCSAGTLTFYRNGENLGLAFSDLNHAYFSLRRGLY
- the si:dkey-23n7.10 gene encoding SPRY domain-containing SOCS box protein 3 isoform X1 — protein: MSVTLLLHKELEASSVHTELSTGPAGHICQSWKWDTVSKSPDACVSQCGQAVYFHISPLLESEGTAAVRGNEVTGFTHGEHYWEIEFLEPPYGTSVMVGVGTQNALLHAADRQFINLIGMDAEGWGLSYKGILWHNGKSKKYTEPFYEINTVIGVLLDCSAGTLTFYRNGENLGLAFSDLNHVSGALYPMVSSTTPETELQLVIRSSRLASLQELCIHTITHCLSPGHIHELPLPTALCRQICNYNTDILHTCCDAHT